The following coding sequences lie in one Arabidopsis thaliana chromosome 3, partial sequence genomic window:
- a CDS encoding GRAS family transcription factor (GRAS family transcription factor; CONTAINS InterPro DOMAIN/s: Transcription factor GRAS (InterPro:IPR005202); BEST Arabidopsis thaliana protein match is: GRAS family transcription factor (TAIR:AT3G49950.1); Has 2103 Blast hits to 2091 proteins in 270 species: Archae - 0; Bacteria - 2; Metazoa - 0; Fungi - 0; Plants - 2101; Viruses - 0; Other Eukaryotes - 0 (source: NCBI BLink).) — MLLEETEPPNQTLDHVLSWLEDSVSLSPLPGFDDSYLLHEFDGSQTWEWDQTQDPEHGFIQSYSQDLSAAYVGCEATNLEVVTEAPSIDLDLPPEIQQPNDQSRKRSHDGFLEAQQVKKSARSKRKAIKSSEKSSKDGNKEGRWAEKLLNPCALAITASNSSRVQHYLCVLSELASSSGDANRRLAAFGLRALQHHLSSSSVSSSFWPVFTFASAEVKMFQKTLLKFYEVSPWFALPNNMANSAILQILAQDPKDKKDLHIIDIGVSHGMQWPTLLEALSCRLEGPPPRVRITVISDLTADIPFSVGPPGYNYGSQLLGFARSLKINLQISVLDKLQLIDTSPHENLIVCAQFRLHHLKHSINDERGETLKAVRSLRPKGVVLCENNGECSSSADFAAGFSKKLEYVWKFLDSTSSGFKEENSEERKLMEGEATKVLMNAGDMNEGKEKWYERMREAGFFVEAFEEDAVDGAKSLLRKYDNNWEIRMEDGDTFAGLMWKGEAVSFCSLWK, encoded by the coding sequence ATGTTGTTGGAAGAAACAGAACCACCAAACCAGACTCTAGATCATGTCCTAAGCTGGCTTGAGGATTCTGTGTCCTTATCCCCATTACCAGGATTTGATGATTCTTATTTGCTCCACGAGTTTGATGGGTCTCAAACGTGGGAATGGGATCAGACTCAAGATCCGGAGCATGGTTTTATTCAAAGCTATAGTCAAGATCTTAGTGCAGCATATGTTGGTTGTGAAGCAACTAACCTGGAAGTGGTAACAGAAGCTCCATCCATTGATTTGGATCTTCCACCTGAAATTCAGCAACCAAACGATCAGTCCAGGAAAAGGAGCCACGACGGGTTTCTCGAGGCACAACAGGTGAAAAAATCGGCAAGGAGCAAGAGAAAAGCAATCAAGTCTAGTGAGAAGAGCTCCAAAGATGGTAACAAGGAAGGGAGATGGGCAGAGAAGTTGCTTAACCCTTGTGCCTTGGCCATTACGGCAAGTAACTCATCAAGGGTTCAACATTACCTTTGTGTTCTCTCTGAACTGGCCTCTTCTTCTGGTGATGCTAATCGTCGGCTTGCAGCTTTTGGTCTTCGGGCTTTGCAACATCATCTTTCCTCATCCTCTGTGTCATCATCCTTTTGGCCTGTTTTTACTTTTGCTTCAGCGGAAGTGAAGATGTTTCAAAAGACTCTGCTTAAGTTCTACGAGGTAAGCCCTTGGTTTGCTTTGCCTAACAACATGGCAAACTCAGCTATCCTGCAGATTTTAGCACAGGATCCCAAAGATAAAAAGGATCTTCATATTATTGATATTGGTGTTTCTCACGGTATGCAATGGCCCACTTTGTTGGAGGCTCTGAGCTGCAGACTAGAAGGACCTCCTCCTCGTGTTCGAATAACCGTTATATCAGATCTAACCGCAGACATACCTTTCTCTGTTGGTCCACCAGGTTACAATTATGGTTCTCAACTCCTAGGCTTTGCTCGGTCTCTCAAGATCAACCTTCAGATTAGTGTACTTGACAAGTTACAACTCATTGATACCTCACCTCACGAGAACTTAATCGTGTGTGCTCAGTTTAGGCTGCATCACCTGAAGCATAGCATCAATGATGAGAGAGGCGAGACTTTGAAAGCAGTGAGAAGTTTAAGGCCAAAAGGAGTGGTTCTTTGTGAGAACAATGGAGAATGCAGTAGTAGTGCGGACTTTGCAGCAGGATTCTCGAAGAAACTGGAGTATGTATGGAAGTTTCTGGATTCAACAAGCTCGGGatttaaagaagagaatagcGAAGAGAGAAAACTAATGGAAGGAGAGGCAACAAAGGTGTTGATGAATGCAGGAGATATGAatgaaggaaaagagaaatgGTATGAGAGGATGAGAGAAGCTGGTTTTTTTGTAGAAGCATTTGAAGAAGATGCAGTTGATGGAGCCAAATCCTTACTAAGAAAGTATGACAACAATTGGGAAATAAGAATGGAAGATGGAGATACCTTTGCTGGATTAATGTGGAAAGGAGAGGCAGTTTCCTTTTGTTCATTGTGGAAGTAG
- a CDS encoding F-box and associated interaction domains-containing protein (F-box and associated interaction domains-containing protein; CONTAINS InterPro DOMAIN/s: F-box domain, cyclin-like (InterPro:IPR001810), F-box domain, Skp2-like (InterPro:IPR022364), F-box associated domain, type 1 (InterPro:IPR006527), F-box associated interaction domain (InterPro:IPR017451); BEST Arabidopsis thaliana protein match is: F-box associated ubiquitination effector family protein (TAIR:AT1G11810.1); Has 1011 Blast hits to 960 proteins in 23 species: Archae - 0; Bacteria - 0; Metazoa - 0; Fungi - 0; Plants - 1011; Viruses - 0; Other Eukaryotes - 0 (source: NCBI BLink).) — MTTTTTTTMSTLPMVLVDEILSRVPITSLRSLRSTCKRWEAQSKTNLVGGKATARKSSYLGFILIGNKICSMKLDLNGGDDFVDTSVNQISAFDDFEISQLFHCDGLLLCVSNKHYYSNTVMVCNMYLGETRLIEHCCLLEGFDNFGSYAFGYDSSKNRNHKIFRKKLVSGGYEIYSFKSDSWKDLNVDLGESTELCELGSVSLKGNAYFSVITKHEEEELWENNLLCFDFTTESFGKFLSLPFDNVTAEEEFGIMVLSCVRDEHLAVLYQLDTLGIWISTEIEPNKVSWREFLQVDLYTLDGFPDAFTAGRFIVDEEKQVVVVFNEATEIDLNHGNAFIFGRDGYFTSFNVGDTPPQDFTSYVPSLASLQIEKTGG, encoded by the coding sequence atgacgacgacgacgacgacgacgatgTCAACTCTTCCAATGGTTTTGGTAGACGAGATTCTCTCTAGGGTTCCCATTACATCTCTTAGATCACTAAGATCAACGTGCAAAAGATGGGAGGCTCAATCGAAAACCAATCTTGTAGGTGGTAAAGCAACCGCAAGGAAAAGCAGTTACTTAGGGTTTATCCTCATTGGTAACAAGATCTGTTCAATGAAGCTCGACCTAAATGGCGGCGATGACTTTGTTGACACATCAGTGAATCAAATAAGTGCATTCGATGACTTCGAGATATCTCAACTCTTTCACTGCGACGGCTTATTGCTTTGCGTCTCCAATAAACACTACTACAGCAACACGGTCATGGTATGTAACATGTACTTGGGGGAAACTAGGTTGATTGAACACTGTTGCTTGTTGGAGGGATTCGACAACTTCGGCTCGTATGCTTTCGGATATGATAGCAGCAAAAACCGTAACCACAAAATCTTTAGAAAGAAACTTGTTTCTGGTGGTTATGAAATCTACAGTTTCAAATCCGATTCATGGAAAGATCTTAATGTTGATCTCGGGGAATCTACAGAACTTTGTGAACTAGGAAGCGTGTCTTTGAAGGGAAATGCTTACTTTTCGGTTATAACgaaacatgaagaagaagaactttgGGAAAAtaatttactctgttttgactTCACGACGGAGAGTTTTGGAAAGTTTCTGTCTCTGCCGTTTGACAATGTGACTGCTGAAGAAGAATTCGGCATTATGGTTTTATCTTGTGTTAGAGATGAGCATCTTGCTGTGTTATATCAACTTGACACTTTAGGTATTTGGATTTCGACTGAGATCGAGCCCAATAAGGTGTCGTGGAGAGAGTTTTTGCAAGTAGACTTGTATACGCTGGATGGTTTTCCGGATGCATTTACAGCTGGGAGATTCATTGTTGACGAGGAGAAGCAAGTCGTTGTAGTTTTCAATGAAGCTACAGAGATCGATCTCAACCACGGAAACGCTTTCATCTTTGGAAGAGATGGATACTTCACCTCTTTTAACGTTGGAGATACTCCGCCCCAAGACTTCACTTCTTATGTTCCAAGCTTAGCCTCATTGCAAATCGAGAAGACGGGTGGCTAA